CTTGGGGTCCTCAAAACCGATCAGGGAGGCGGACGGAAGGCCCAGGCAGATGTCTTCCGCATGGTTGGGGCCGGAAAGCACGCCTATGGGGTTGGAGGGCAGGTACTCCTGAAGGATCTCCGTCATTCTTTTATGGGTGCCCTGTTCAATGCCCTTGGTGCAGGAGACGATGACGGCGTCCGGCCGCACCGGGAGGCCGCGCAGCCGCTGCGCCACGGAACGCATGGCTACGGAAGGCACCACTACTACGATGAGTTCCGCATCCTTCACCTGCTCCAGGTCACATGTGGGGTGGATGTTGGGAGCCAGGGGAGCGGCGGTCTCGGACAGGACCGGGCTGCGCCTCGTTTCCGCAAGCTGGCGGGCCTGCGCTTCTTCCGGCGTCCACAGGACGACTTCACATTCGCGGGTGGCCAGGACCATGGACAGGGCCGTACCCCAGGAACCGGCGCCGATGACTGCTATTTTATGTAACCGATTCATCATCTTACTTGGACTTTTTGGAATAGAAGGAGTGCTCCGTTCCGTTGAGGAGCCTCACGATATTGGAACGGTGCTTGAGAATGACCAGCGCCCCCACCACGGTAAAAAAGGCAACGTAAAGTATCTGGGGAGAAACGGCCCCATCCCGGCAAAGCGGGTAGGACCACCACCCGGCGGCGATCATCGCCGCGGCAGCGACCAGGCTGGCCAGCGACACGATGCCGGATATTACCATGAGCACCAGCCACACGCCCAGAGCCACACAGGCCACCACCGGATTGAGGGCAAATAAGACGCCCGCGGTTGTCGCCACGCCTTTTCCGCCCCTGAACCCAAGGAAACAGGTATAGGTATGGCCGAGCACCACGGCAAAACAGACGAGAACCACCACGGCGTTGAAATCCCAGCCGCCCGCATCCCCCGTCAAAAACGGCAGCCAGTTCAAGGCGCCGAACACGGGCACGAATCCCTTCAAAAAGTCCAGGATGAAAACGGAGAGGCCCCACTTCCAGCCCAGCACGCGCCATGCATTGGTAGCCCCTATGTTGCGGGAACCCTGCTGCCTCAGGTCAAGGCCCCTGACCCTGCCGGCAAGGTAGCCGAACGGAACCGCTCCAACCAGGTAGGAGGCTGCAATATAGAGAACTATCCAGGCAATCATGTCGTGCGGAGGGTATTCTACCCCCCCGCCAGTCAAATGACAATGGGGAAATCATCTCGCCGCCAGTTCTTTCCGGCGCCTCCGTTCCAGCGGAAACGCGGAATATTCAGGGCCCCGCCAATTTCCGGTCCCGGCACGCTCCGGCGGCACCGTTTTATTTGTCTTCAGTCCCCGGCTTCCGCATCACGGCGGCCCAGACGGAGGCATTGTCCTGCTGGGGTTCCAGCATGTCCTTCACCTGCTCCATGATGGTTTCCGCCAGCTTCCGGCTGGAACAGTCACGGGCTTTCTGAAGGGCCAGGAAGGAAGGCTCCCTAAGCAGCTCGCACCAGACCTGCAGGCCGTCCGAACAGGCCAGCACCGCATCCCCGGGGTGCAGGAGCAGGGGAACGGCGCTGATGTCCACCAGCTCCATGGGGCCGCCCATGACAGCGGAACGTAGCACGCAGCGCTGGCGCAGGGCGCCCTGGAGGGACATTTCCCCCTTCCGGTAAAGACAATCCGCAATCGGCCTCATGGAGTGGTCTTCATTCAGGCGGTCCATGCGGAAGCTGTCCGCTCCGCTCCACAGGTAGAGGGGGGAATCCCCCACGCTGATCCACCACAGGGAGCGGTCACGGATGAAGACGGCCAGCAGCGTGGTTCCGGATTCCTCCGGTTCCTTCTGGATGGAGGCCAGCGCACGGTTGGCGGCATGCAGGGCTTCCGTCAGCCGTTCCGGAATATCCTCCACCGCGCTTTCTGCAAAAGCCCCGGCAAATTCCTCCGCCACCACGCAGGAGGCGCAGTCCCCGCGGAGATGGCCCCCCATGCCGTCGCACACAATCCCCAGCATCCCGCCGGCGGCGGGAAGGCTTTTAACCACGTCTTCCTGCTCACGGCGTTTGCCGATCCATTGGGCGGAAGCGCAGTCCAGGGTATCCGGGGTGCGGGGAGCCATGCGGCCAGGGGGTAAATTAACTGTCTTTGCGCTTCAGCTGCGGGAACAGCAGGACGTCACGGATGGAGGAAGCGCCCGTCAGCATCATGATGACGCGGTCAATGCCGATGCCGATGCCGCCTGCGGAAGGCATGCCGTATTCCAGCGTTTCAATGAAGTCGTAATCCACGCGCTGGGTTTCTCCGGCGGCCTGGTGTTCCAGGCGCTCCTTCTGCACGTCCGGATCATTCAGTTCCGAGTAACCGGGGGAAATTTCCTGCCCGTTGATTACCAGTTCATACACGTCCACCACGTCCGGGTTTTCCCGGTTCAACTTGGCCAGGGGTACCAGGTCCTTCGCCACATGGGTGACAAAGCAGGGGTTCATGGTTTTTTCCTCCACCAGCTTTTCATATACCTGCTGGGAGACGTCCACATCCTTCATATCCGGGCTGATTTCCACGTCCAGCTCTTCACAGCGGGCCCGGCGTTCCTCCGGAGAAATGTCAAACCAGTCCTGTCCGGCCACGCCGCGGATCAGATCCTGATAGTCGGCGCGCTTCCAGGGGCGGGAGAGGTCAATCGTGTAAAGCACGTTGCCTTCCGCATCCTTGTGGTCAATCTGGAGGCCTCCGCAGAACTTTTCCGCCAGGTGGCAGATGAGCTCTTCCACCATGTTGGCCATGGTTTCAAAATCCCCGCAGGCGCAGTAGGCTTCCAGCATGGTGAATTCCGGGTTGTGGCGGCGGTCGATGCCTTCATTGCGGAAGCTGCGGTTGAGTTCAAAAATCTTGGTGAAGCCGCCCACCATCAGGCGCTTGAGGAAGAGTTCCGGAGCAATGCGGAGCGTCAGCGGCATGTCCAGCGCGTTATGGTAGGTTTCAAACGGCTTGGCGGCGGCGCCCCCGGCCACGTCCTGAAGCATGGGGGTCTCCACCTCCAGATAGCCGCGGTCCTGAAGAAAGCGGCGCATCTCCGCAATCATGAGGGAGCGCGTGACGAACAGGGCCGCGCTTTCCTCATTGGCAATGAGGTCCAGATGGCGCTTGCGGTACGTGACTTCCTTGTCAGCCAGGCCATGCCATTTGTCCGGCAGC
This DNA window, taken from Akkermansia muciniphila, encodes the following:
- the lysS gene encoding lysine--tRNA ligase, which produces MSEQQQAHPNTTESELIAVRRDKLAKIRELGIDPYGARFDVTNTPAGLKADFKEDKQEAVAGRLLAIRDMGKSQFFVIGDVRGKIQGFLHKNEVDETTWKLWKLLDRGDWIGIKGTTFLTRTGEPTVKVSGLTILSKSLRPLPDKWHGLADKEVTYRKRHLDLIANEESAALFVTRSLMIAEMRRFLQDRGYLEVETPMLQDVAGGAAAKPFETYHNALDMPLTLRIAPELFLKRLMVGGFTKIFELNRSFRNEGIDRRHNPEFTMLEAYCACGDFETMANMVEELICHLAEKFCGGLQIDHKDAEGNVLYTIDLSRPWKRADYQDLIRGVAGQDWFDISPEERRARCEELDVEISPDMKDVDVSQQVYEKLVEEKTMNPCFVTHVAKDLVPLAKLNRENPDVVDVYELVINGQEISPGYSELNDPDVQKERLEHQAAGETQRVDYDFIETLEYGMPSAGGIGIGIDRVIMMLTGASSIRDVLLFPQLKRKDS
- the plsY gene encoding glycerol-3-phosphate 1-O-acyltransferase PlsY is translated as MIAWIVLYIAASYLVGAVPFGYLAGRVRGLDLRQQGSRNIGATNAWRVLGWKWGLSVFILDFLKGFVPVFGALNWLPFLTGDAGGWDFNAVVVLVCFAVVLGHTYTCFLGFRGGKGVATTAGVLFALNPVVACVALGVWLVLMVISGIVSLASLVAAAAMIAAGWWSYPLCRDGAVSPQILYVAFFTVVGALVILKHRSNIVRLLNGTEHSFYSKKSK
- a CDS encoding protein phosphatase 2C domain-containing protein is translated as MAPRTPDTLDCASAQWIGKRREQEDVVKSLPAAGGMLGIVCDGMGGHLRGDCASCVVAEEFAGAFAESAVEDIPERLTEALHAANRALASIQKEPEESGTTLLAVFIRDRSLWWISVGDSPLYLWSGADSFRMDRLNEDHSMRPIADCLYRKGEMSLQGALRQRCVLRSAVMGGPMELVDISAVPLLLHPGDAVLACSDGLQVWCELLREPSFLALQKARDCSSRKLAETIMEQVKDMLEPQQDNASVWAAVMRKPGTEDK